CCACCGACTGGTGGTGCATGGAGTTCACCATCGCCTGCTCAACGCCGAACGCCGTGTGCAGCCGCGACCCCGGGGCGATGCGGATGTCATGCGCCAGGTAGTCGCGCGCCCATCCCGCGCCGGGGAAGTAGTCGTGCTTGAGCGCGCCGGGGAACAGCTCGCCGCAGTCCTGCACCAGCGTGCCGCCCGCCGCCACGTTGATCACCTGCTGGCCGCGGCACACGCCCATCACCGGCTTGCCGTCGTCCAGCGCCCACCGGGCGAACATCAATTCCACGTAGTCACGCGCCAGGTCGGTGCGCCCGCACAGCTCGTGGCGCTCGGCGCCGTACGAGGTGGGGTCAACGTCCACGCCGCCGGCGATGAAGATGCCGTCCAGGTGGTCGTAGATGCCGCGCAGCGTCTCGGGATCGTTCTCCAGCAGCGGCACCATCCAGGGAATGGCCCCCACCGAGGTGCACGCCAGGAAGTAGCGCTGGTTCATCACCCACGACGCCGGAAGGTCTTCCGGAATGCGGTCGATGGACTGGAGCGTCTGCGTGGGAATGCCGATGACCGGGCGCTGTTGCATGCTGATCCTGCTGCTTGGACTGCGATGAAAGGAAGGGGACGAAAGCCCCGGGGCGGGAGGCAAAATCAGGGCCGGGCAACAAGATGCCCACGCCCCGCCCGCCGTGCAACGCCCCCGTACACCCTACCGGCGTGCACGTTCGCCGGGAGTACGGCAAATGTTTCGCCGTGGGTGAATCAGAAGCCGGAGGGGAGCCGCGTGGGAGCGGTTTCGTGCAGCGGCGCGGCGGGCGCGGGGGCGGAGTCGTGGCGCACCAGGTTCACGGGCGATCCGCCCCGCGCGCCCAGCACCAGGTCGGCGTAGCCGTTGGCGGGGTCGCCCCCGGCGGAGCGGATGCGCCGCACCGTGCCCATGCCGCGGTTGTACGCCGTCAGCGCCTCTTCCTGGTCGCCGTCATACACCGCCAGCAGCTGCTTGAGGTAGCGGAAGCCCAGGCGCAGGTTGGTGCGCCGCTCCAGCAGCTCGGCGCGGCTGATCCCCGGCTTCAGCTCGTTCGCCGTGGCCGGCATCACCTGCGTAAGCCCCAGCGCGCCCACGGGGCTCTCCGCCTGCTCGCGGAACGCGCTTTCCACGCGGACCAGGCGAAAGGCCAACTCGGTGTCCAGCCCCTCGGCGCGGGCGGCGCTCTCGATTTCGCTCGCCAGCTCGGTTGATATTCCGTAGCGGCGCGCATACTCGGCCACCTGCCGCTCGCGCCCCTCCGCCGCGCGCGAGGCCGCCAGCGCCGCGCCCACCACGCCCCATGCGCGGGCCGCCACCGCGCGGACGGGCGGCAACAGCGCCATGAGCGCGACGAAACCGAGCACCAGCCAGGGACGCGCGCCCCTGGGCCGCAGGGACGGCAACGTACGCCGCGT
This window of the Longimicrobium sp. genome carries:
- a CDS encoding gamma-glutamyl-gamma-aminobutyrate hydrolase family protein → MQQRPVIGIPTQTLQSIDRIPEDLPASWVMNQRYFLACTSVGAIPWMVPLLENDPETLRGIYDHLDGIFIAGGVDVDPTSYGAERHELCGRTDLARDYVELMFARWALDDGKPVMGVCRGQQVINVAAGGTLVQDCGELFPGALKHDYFPGAGWARDYLAHDIRIAPGSRLHTAFGVEQAMVNSMHHQSVDRLGEGLVATAWATDGMVEALEGTREGQFLVGVQWHPEMLIDTHEGTRNLFVAFIEAANQFHDAKSLAYA
- a CDS encoding transglycosylase SLT domain-containing protein, whose product is MLGFVALMALLPPVRAVAARAWGVVGAALAASRAAEGRERQVAEYARRYGISTELASEIESAARAEGLDTELAFRLVRVESAFREQAESPVGALGLTQVMPATANELKPGISRAELLERRTNLRLGFRYLKQLLAVYDGDQEEALTAYNRGMGTVRRIRSAGGDPANGYADLVLGARGGSPVNLVRHDSAPAPAAPLHETAPTRLPSGF